One window of Novosphingobium sp. 9U genomic DNA carries:
- a CDS encoding TonB-dependent receptor — MHYHFSKRALLAATALGTILGAGTILAAPAHAQDASGGAEDADAIVVTARRVEENVQDVPISITVFNQQQLLDRNITSTTDLATYTPGLALNGRYGPDKASFIIRGFSQELNTQPTVGVYFADAVAPRLQSNIGGGNGAGPGSMFDLQNVQVLKGPQGTLFGRNTTGGAILLVPQKPTDRVEGYVEGTYGNHDQKRVQAVLNLPLGNAFKVRFGVDRNKRDGWQNNRSGIGPDKFTDINYTALRLSILAELTPELENTTVASYVRSSTNGTVPKMVYSNGYFDNPVATNPLRGSVGSTGLAALLGPSIRNQILRQNAAGYGYYDVENNAPNPYVKSTTWQIVNTTTWNATDMLTIKNIASYAEARERYSFSLDGDNVAFPFVITYPGPTGRTQGSQSTFSEEFQLQGRSASDRFTWQAGYYMEISEPIGSQEQYTQVAANCTDVYTFRCTTLSPAVSSVSVARNNYTFHNYGLYAQGTFKFTDQLSLTLGGRNTWDWEKETADNVRVVPSAAGAIAVSCSRARTPVPNPGLNALLTSGACTREFTVKSNKPTWLIDLDYKPNDDLLFYAKYARGYRAGGINEANLGAETWAPEKVDDYEVGFKGSFRGPVSGNVSLGGYWNEFSNQQTTVSIPQCAPLGNPACTNPAPTGINGIQNIGKSRMRGIEADGSVGYGPVRLDFGYSYLQAKVRSARAPICSNASFVCSQASFLGAGATLPFSPKNRVTLTGTFTVPMDEAMGRLALSATYVHTDKQISSYSNAVAFAQGALPYDAGISPPTDLLNLNLNWRGVAGSPVDLALFATNVTKEKYWVAIVNGLSSLGGEAVVPGEPRMYGMRVRYTFGR; from the coding sequence ATGCACTACCACTTCAGCAAGCGCGCCCTGCTTGCGGCGACGGCCCTGGGTACGATCCTGGGAGCGGGCACGATCCTGGCGGCGCCAGCCCATGCGCAGGACGCCTCTGGTGGTGCCGAGGACGCCGATGCGATCGTGGTTACCGCCCGCCGGGTCGAGGAAAACGTCCAGGACGTGCCGATCTCGATCACGGTGTTCAACCAGCAGCAGCTGCTCGATCGCAACATCACCAGCACCACCGACCTCGCCACCTACACGCCCGGCCTGGCGCTGAACGGCCGCTACGGCCCGGACAAGGCGAGCTTCATCATCCGCGGCTTCTCGCAGGAGCTCAACACGCAGCCGACGGTCGGCGTCTACTTCGCCGATGCGGTGGCGCCGCGCCTGCAGTCCAACATCGGCGGCGGCAACGGCGCGGGACCGGGCTCCATGTTCGATCTTCAGAACGTCCAGGTGTTGAAAGGTCCGCAGGGCACGCTGTTTGGCCGCAACACCACCGGCGGCGCGATCCTGCTGGTGCCGCAGAAGCCCACGGACCGCGTCGAGGGCTATGTGGAGGGCACTTACGGCAACCACGACCAGAAGCGCGTGCAAGCCGTGCTGAACCTGCCGCTTGGCAATGCCTTCAAGGTGCGCTTCGGCGTGGACCGCAACAAGCGCGACGGCTGGCAGAACAACCGCTCCGGGATTGGACCGGACAAGTTCACCGACATCAACTACACCGCGCTGCGGCTTTCGATCCTGGCCGAGCTGACGCCCGAGCTCGAGAACACCACCGTCGCCAGCTACGTGCGGTCCTCGACCAACGGCACCGTGCCCAAGATGGTCTATTCCAACGGCTACTTCGACAATCCGGTGGCGACCAATCCCTTGCGTGGGTCGGTGGGATCGACCGGGCTGGCTGCCCTGCTGGGCCCCAGCATCCGCAACCAGATCCTGCGCCAGAATGCCGCCGGCTATGGCTACTACGATGTCGAGAACAACGCGCCGAACCCTTACGTCAAGAGCACGACCTGGCAGATCGTCAACACGACGACCTGGAACGCCACCGATATGCTGACGATCAAGAACATCGCCAGCTATGCCGAAGCGCGGGAGCGGTATTCGTTCTCGCTCGATGGCGACAATGTCGCGTTTCCCTTCGTCATCACCTACCCGGGGCCGACCGGGCGCACGCAAGGCTCGCAGTCGACCTTCTCCGAGGAGTTCCAGCTGCAGGGCCGCAGCGCCAGCGACAGGTTCACCTGGCAGGCCGGTTACTACATGGAGATCAGCGAGCCGATCGGCAGCCAGGAGCAGTACACGCAAGTCGCGGCGAATTGCACGGACGTCTATACTTTCCGCTGCACTACCTTGTCTCCCGCGGTCAGCAGCGTCTCGGTTGCGCGCAACAATTACACCTTCCACAACTACGGGCTCTATGCGCAGGGCACCTTCAAGTTCACCGACCAACTCAGCCTGACACTGGGCGGGCGCAACACCTGGGACTGGGAGAAGGAGACCGCGGACAACGTGCGCGTGGTGCCTTCGGCTGCGGGTGCGATCGCGGTGTCGTGCTCGCGCGCGCGCACGCCGGTGCCGAACCCCGGCCTCAACGCACTGCTGACCAGCGGCGCCTGCACCCGCGAGTTTACGGTGAAGTCGAACAAGCCGACCTGGCTGATCGACCTCGACTACAAGCCCAACGACGACCTGCTGTTCTACGCCAAGTACGCGCGCGGCTATCGGGCGGGCGGCATCAACGAGGCGAACCTGGGCGCGGAAACCTGGGCTCCCGAAAAGGTCGACGACTACGAAGTGGGCTTCAAGGGCAGCTTCCGCGGGCCGGTCTCGGGCAACGTCAGTCTCGGTGGTTACTGGAATGAGTTCAGCAACCAGCAGACCACCGTCAGCATTCCGCAGTGCGCGCCGCTGGGCAATCCGGCTTGCACCAATCCCGCCCCCACCGGCATCAACGGCATCCAGAACATCGGCAAGTCGCGCATGCGCGGCATCGAGGCGGACGGCAGCGTCGGCTATGGCCCGGTGCGGCTGGACTTCGGCTATTCGTACTTGCAGGCCAAGGTCCGCAGTGCACGCGCGCCGATCTGCTCGAACGCCAGCTTCGTCTGTTCGCAAGCCTCGTTCCTGGGGGCAGGGGCGACCTTGCCGTTTTCGCCCAAGAACCGGGTGACGCTGACCGGCACCTTCACTGTGCCGATGGACGAGGCGATGGGTCGCCTGGCGCTTTCCGCAACCTATGTCCATACGGACAAGCAGATATCGAGCTATTCCAACGCGGTGGCCTTTGCGCAAGGTGCGTTGCCTTACGACGCCGGGATCAGCCCGCCGACGGACTTGCTGAACCTCAACCTGAATTGGCGCGGTGTGGCCGGCTCACCTGTGGACCTGGCGTTGTTCGCGACCAACGTCACCAAGGAAAAGTACTGGGTCGCGATCGTGAACGGCCTCTCGTCGCTGGGCGGCGAGGCGGTAGTTCCGGGCGAGCCGCGGATGTACGGCATGCGGGTGCGCTACACCTTCGGCCGCTGA
- a CDS encoding TetR/AcrR family transcriptional regulator yields the protein MSVAVRRVGAETSATRALIVKAAEDLIRDEGYASVSTRRIAARAGLKPSLVHYYFPTTDDLLIEVSRRGAAESDRMIEEALASDDPLGALWSFFVDTSRTAMALEFMAMANHRDALRATMAEHSEAMRRRQVEILEHVLGERLLGPDGCPPAGLSVVLAGIGRAIVMEENLGVKSGHEEALAFVRDWLGRLTARSVAQVPD from the coding sequence ATGTCCGTCGCAGTGCGCAGGGTTGGAGCAGAGACGTCGGCGACGCGGGCGCTGATCGTCAAGGCCGCCGAGGACCTCATTCGTGACGAGGGCTACGCCTCGGTTAGTACGCGCCGCATCGCCGCTCGGGCCGGGCTCAAGCCTTCGCTGGTACACTACTACTTCCCGACCACCGACGACCTGCTGATCGAAGTCTCGCGCCGCGGCGCTGCGGAGAGCGACCGCATGATCGAGGAGGCGCTTGCCTCCGACGATCCGCTGGGCGCGCTATGGAGCTTTTTCGTCGATACCAGCCGCACTGCGATGGCGCTGGAGTTCATGGCCATGGCTAACCACCGCGACGCCTTGCGTGCGACTATGGCCGAACACAGCGAAGCGATGCGCCGGCGCCAGGTCGAGATCCTGGAGCATGTGCTGGGCGAGCGGCTGCTCGGTCCGGACGGCTGCCCACCTGCGGGGCTCAGCGTGGTCCTTGCCGGCATCGGCCGCGCGATCGTCATGGAGGAAAACCTGGGCGTGAAGTCCGGCCATGAAGAGGCACTGGCGTTCGTGCGCGACTGGCTGGGCCGGCTCACCGCGCGAAGCGTCGCCCAAGTCCCTGACTGA
- a CDS encoding alpha-hydroxy acid oxidase, with product MSIAGKAHNIAQLRELARRRLPRAIFEFIERGTEDDLLINRNVAALQAINLVPRTLRNVDHRDPSIELFGRKQPLPFVIAPTGVSDLLAYRGERAIATAAAKAGIPFTQTTSSTTSFAEIAKCATSGHWMQMYLWERRDLSWRVVDAAGENGADVLVLTVDTPMWPLREFNKRAGMSNPIRPNAVLVSDFLKRPSWLASVIARYYLNGGLPQFANYPPEVGGKLTGVVSRVANSASVCWDDVAELRRRWPGKLVLKGILSVDDAKLAVEHGVDGIAVSNHGGRNFDSSPPAISVLPGIVDAVGKDLTVLFDSGVRRGADIVKALAIGAKAVLVGRATLYGCAAGGEQGASHAIALLANEIDVAMAMVGVNRLAELDRTYLA from the coding sequence ATGAGTATCGCCGGCAAGGCGCACAACATCGCGCAGCTTCGCGAACTGGCGCGGCGGCGCCTGCCGCGCGCGATCTTCGAGTTCATCGAGCGCGGCACCGAAGACGACCTGCTGATCAACCGCAACGTCGCGGCGCTCCAGGCGATCAACCTGGTGCCGCGCACGCTGCGCAATGTCGATCACCGCGATCCCTCGATCGAGCTGTTCGGCCGCAAGCAGCCGCTGCCCTTCGTCATCGCGCCGACCGGCGTGTCCGACCTGCTGGCCTATCGCGGCGAGCGCGCCATCGCGACCGCGGCGGCGAAGGCGGGCATCCCGTTCACGCAGACCACCAGTTCGACCACCAGCTTCGCCGAGATCGCCAAGTGCGCCACCTCCGGCCACTGGATGCAGATGTACTTGTGGGAGCGCCGCGACCTGTCATGGCGGGTCGTCGATGCGGCGGGCGAAAACGGCGCCGACGTGCTGGTGCTGACGGTCGATACGCCGATGTGGCCGCTGCGCGAGTTCAACAAGCGCGCGGGCATGTCCAATCCGATCCGGCCCAATGCCGTGCTGGTCAGCGACTTCCTCAAGCGGCCGAGCTGGCTCGCCTCCGTGATCGCGCGGTACTACCTGAACGGTGGGCTGCCGCAGTTCGCCAACTATCCGCCTGAAGTCGGCGGCAAGCTGACCGGCGTCGTCAGCCGCGTCGCCAACTCGGCCTCGGTGTGCTGGGACGACGTCGCCGAGCTGCGGCGGCGTTGGCCGGGCAAGCTGGTCCTGAAGGGCATCCTCAGCGTCGACGATGCGAAGCTGGCGGTGGAGCACGGCGTCGATGGCATCGCCGTGTCGAACCACGGCGGCCGCAACTTCGACAGCTCTCCGCCGGCGATCAGCGTGTTGCCCGGCATCGTCGACGCCGTGGGCAAGGACCTGACCGTGCTGTTCGACAGCGGCGTTCGGCGCGGGGCGGACATCGTGAAGGCGCTGGCCATCGGGGCCAAGGCGGTGCTGGTGGGTCGCGCCACGCTCTACGGCTGTGCGGCGGGCGGAGAGCAGGGGGCGAGCCATGCCATCGCGCTGCTGGCGAACGAGATCGACGTCGCCATGGCGATGGTTGGCGTGAACCGGCTGGCCGAACTGGATCGGACTTACCTGGCCTAA
- a CDS encoding NtaA/DmoA family FMN-dependent monooxygenase (This protein belongs to a clade of FMN-dependent monooxygenases, within a broader family of flavin-dependent oxidoreductases, the luciferase-like monooxygenase (LMM) family, some of whose members use coenzyme F420 rather than FMN.) has protein sequence MSKHIHLVSFLINSPINHTVLSWAAPGDNRLDALGELKLWQDLARTLERGKFDGIFFADTPGVFDRYRESHEDAVKYGVCWPCFDPVVLLSALAAATTHLGLAATMSTSSYQPWTIVRQLGTLDYLSGGRVGWNIVTGHLRGEHRALGLHQLDHDRRYDRADEYMEVCYKLWNSVKPGAVLADREAGIYADPDKVEFIDHQGEFFSCQTVSPVLPSPQGHPVLFQAGSSGRGQQFAVSHADVVFSIQPNVAGMKRFMTNLEEAAQGAGKKTPGVSFGVQPIVGGTEEEAKRKLQDLVERLPIDGCLARLSGTMGVDFAGMDLDQPLVEMKTQGSQGLMKAFSNIEGDKPLTLREVAIRWGLAVGKPQIIGAPEQVADRLEQIWRETGCYGYNMTPTVMASSVEDFVDQVVPILQKKGVYRTEYEGTTFRANLGLD, from the coding sequence ATGAGCAAGCACATCCACCTCGTCAGCTTCCTGATCAACTCGCCGATCAACCACACGGTGCTCAGCTGGGCGGCGCCGGGCGACAATCGGCTCGATGCGCTGGGTGAGCTCAAGCTGTGGCAGGACCTTGCCCGCACGCTGGAGCGCGGCAAATTCGATGGCATATTCTTCGCCGACACCCCCGGCGTGTTCGACCGATATCGCGAGAGCCACGAGGACGCGGTGAAGTATGGCGTGTGCTGGCCCTGCTTCGATCCCGTAGTGCTGCTCAGCGCTTTGGCCGCGGCTACCACGCACCTGGGTCTGGCGGCGACGATGTCGACCAGCTCGTACCAACCCTGGACCATCGTGCGCCAGCTCGGCACGCTGGACTACTTGTCGGGCGGGCGCGTCGGCTGGAACATCGTCACCGGCCACTTGCGCGGTGAGCATCGGGCGCTCGGCCTCCACCAGCTCGATCATGATCGCCGCTACGACCGTGCGGACGAATACATGGAGGTCTGCTACAAGCTGTGGAATTCGGTGAAGCCGGGCGCCGTACTGGCCGATCGCGAAGCCGGCATCTACGCCGACCCCGACAAAGTCGAGTTCATCGACCACCAGGGCGAGTTCTTCTCCTGCCAGACAGTGTCGCCGGTGCTGCCTTCGCCGCAGGGCCATCCGGTGCTGTTCCAGGCAGGCAGCTCCGGCCGCGGCCAGCAGTTCGCGGTCAGCCATGCCGACGTGGTGTTCTCGATCCAGCCCAACGTCGCGGGCATGAAGCGCTTCATGACCAACCTCGAGGAGGCCGCGCAGGGCGCGGGCAAGAAGACGCCGGGCGTCAGCTTCGGCGTCCAGCCGATCGTTGGCGGCACGGAGGAGGAAGCCAAGCGCAAGCTGCAGGACCTGGTCGAGCGGTTGCCGATCGACGGCTGCCTGGCGCGTCTGTCGGGCACCATGGGCGTCGACTTCGCCGGCATGGACCTCGACCAGCCACTCGTCGAGATGAAGACGCAAGGCTCGCAGGGGCTGATGAAGGCCTTCTCGAACATCGAGGGCGACAAGCCGCTCACCTTGCGCGAGGTGGCGATCCGCTGGGGCCTGGCCGTCGGCAAGCCACAGATCATCGGCGCGCCGGAGCAAGTGGCCGACCGTCTCGAGCAGATCTGGCGCGAGACCGGGTGCTACGGCTACAACATGACGCCCACCGTGATGGCCTCTTCGGTTGAGGACTTCGTCGACCAGGTCGTACCGATCCTGCAGAAGAAGGGCGTGTATCGTACCGAGTACGAAGGCACGACCTTCCGCGCCAATCTCGGCCTGGATTGA
- a CDS encoding RraA family protein gives MRPVKSVVYKQIPRSDAGLIERARKFGIADLHEGLGAVAGRMCLMSPRMQSRQDGQGTVVGPAITAWNYPGDNLAIHCALEVAQAGDVLVLTNGGGHQGALWGDVACGFAKKQGLAGAVIEGAARDIDAIRELEFPIWSTAVSVEHPEKRGPAAVNVPLTVDGVLVEPGDLVCADTDGVLVVPRALLQHAVEGAEKRAQTEVTIRARIAAGERPFDIFGFRNTVADLGVEIKDCSWQEDA, from the coding sequence ATGCGTCCCGTCAAATCCGTCGTCTACAAGCAGATCCCCCGGTCCGACGCCGGCCTGATCGAGCGCGCGCGCAAGTTCGGCATTGCCGACCTGCATGAAGGCCTTGGCGCAGTTGCCGGTCGCATGTGCCTGATGAGCCCGCGCATGCAGTCGCGTCAGGATGGGCAGGGCACCGTGGTCGGGCCGGCGATTACCGCATGGAACTATCCAGGCGACAATCTGGCGATCCACTGCGCGCTGGAGGTGGCACAGGCAGGTGACGTGCTTGTCCTCACCAACGGCGGGGGCCATCAGGGCGCACTATGGGGTGACGTTGCTTGTGGCTTCGCGAAAAAGCAGGGGCTCGCGGGCGCAGTGATCGAGGGCGCCGCGCGAGACATCGACGCGATCCGCGAACTGGAGTTTCCGATCTGGTCGACCGCGGTCTCGGTCGAACATCCTGAAAAGCGCGGTCCCGCGGCGGTGAACGTCCCCCTGACGGTCGATGGCGTGCTGGTGGAGCCCGGCGACCTTGTATGCGCCGATACCGATGGTGTGCTGGTCGTACCGCGCGCACTCTTGCAGCACGCCGTCGAAGGTGCGGAGAAGCGCGCCCAGACCGAAGTTACCATTCGCGCGCGTATCGCCGCGGGCGAACGTCCGTTCGACATCTTCGGTTTCCGCAACACGGTCGCGGATTTGGGAGTGGAGATCAAGGACTGCAGCTGGCAGGAGGATGCGTGA
- a CDS encoding glycosyltransferase family 87 protein, with translation MLHHLVEFAQVLREGAGHAALTLDFRTYMCGSADLIRPYDICHNDEFVSGFVYPPPSILYFHALSQVPIQTAFLIHSGVVIAGLALACAMIVALLPIARRHAWTAVIMGLAIAPIGTCLAAGQVNVLLMVSAVAGVWFASRGAPGRAGLAIALGFWLKIYPALVPALFLTRAKLPAAVAAVLWTLALGLVGLLWAAPELYRQYFLQLLPHAQGYTMPGVAYSIAGAAAHVAAGGGAPVQHFVAIPQAVQWLSKAMLAAGILAAMAHQRLTQDTRPLESLNVLLCASLIAAPNAWGYHYAMVLPAIVTALAREFARPSWALPLVLGCWLALIVPGWTDPPGFIADRPLLNVPFRERYALAAAVLLVLTMLQLVPVRPGARLRKWDQIAPFVA, from the coding sequence GTGCTCCATCACTTGGTCGAATTCGCGCAAGTGCTGCGCGAGGGCGCTGGACATGCCGCGCTGACGCTCGACTTTCGCACCTACATGTGCGGCAGCGCCGACCTGATCCGGCCCTACGACATCTGCCACAACGACGAGTTCGTCAGCGGCTTCGTCTATCCGCCGCCCTCGATCCTCTACTTCCATGCCTTGTCGCAGGTACCGATCCAGACGGCGTTCTTGATCCACTCCGGGGTGGTCATCGCCGGGCTTGCCCTGGCCTGCGCGATGATCGTCGCGCTGTTGCCGATCGCGCGCCGGCACGCGTGGACCGCCGTCATCATGGGCCTGGCGATCGCGCCCATCGGCACTTGCCTTGCGGCCGGCCAAGTCAATGTGCTGCTGATGGTGAGCGCGGTTGCCGGCGTGTGGTTCGCCTCCCGCGGAGCGCCGGGACGGGCAGGTCTCGCGATCGCGCTAGGGTTCTGGCTCAAGATCTACCCGGCGCTCGTACCGGCGCTGTTCCTCACCCGCGCCAAGCTGCCTGCGGCGGTGGCGGCGGTGCTGTGGACGCTGGCGCTGGGGCTCGTCGGCCTGCTGTGGGCGGCGCCGGAGCTTTACCGGCAGTACTTCCTGCAACTGCTGCCCCACGCACAAGGCTACACGATGCCGGGCGTCGCCTACTCGATCGCCGGAGCCGCGGCGCATGTTGCAGCGGGCGGCGGCGCGCCGGTGCAGCACTTCGTGGCCATTCCGCAAGCCGTGCAGTGGCTGTCGAAAGCCATGCTTGCGGCAGGCATCCTAGCGGCCATGGCGCACCAGCGGCTGACGCAGGACACCCGCCCGCTCGAAAGCCTCAACGTGCTGCTGTGCGCCTCGCTGATCGCCGCGCCCAATGCCTGGGGCTATCACTACGCGATGGTCCTGCCCGCGATCGTCACCGCCCTCGCCCGCGAGTTCGCGCGGCCGAGCTGGGCGCTGCCGCTGGTGCTCGGCTGCTGGCTAGCGCTGATAGTGCCGGGCTGGACCGACCCGCCCGGCTTCATCGCCGATCGCCCGCTGCTAAACGTGCCGTTCCGCGAGCGCTACGCTCTTGCTGCAGCAGTGCTGCTGGTGCTGACCATGCTGCAACTCGTGCCGGTGCGACCCGGGGCTCGATTGCGTAAGTGGGATCAAATCGCGCCGTTCGTGGCCTGA
- a CDS encoding alpha/beta fold hydrolase, translating to MQKIDVNGINIAYELLGKEGDPAVALTPGGRFTMDVPGLREMAEAFVAAGKRVLIYDRPNCGYSDATLLGASESETQAEALSGLIRKLDLGPTVIAGGSGGSRVSMLAAARDPEICSHLALWWISGDPIGLMQLATYYCGEAGTLASVGGMEAVMKATSWAENFSKSEQSREFIRSQDPDKFIEVMQRWAAAYVPSEVSPVPGMTPRDFARLTMPVLVFRSGKSDLSHTRATSEWVHRLVPHSFMQDPPWNDDEWNYRSGQTMAGTEGHTLFRSWPKLVPQILEFIGG from the coding sequence GTGCAGAAGATCGACGTCAACGGGATCAACATCGCCTATGAGTTGCTGGGCAAGGAAGGCGACCCTGCCGTCGCGCTGACCCCGGGCGGCCGCTTTACCATGGACGTGCCCGGCTTGCGCGAGATGGCCGAGGCTTTCGTCGCTGCCGGCAAGCGCGTGCTGATCTACGACCGCCCCAACTGCGGCTATTCCGACGCGACGCTGCTCGGCGCCAGCGAGTCCGAGACGCAGGCCGAGGCGCTGAGCGGCCTCATCCGCAAGCTCGACCTTGGGCCAACGGTAATCGCCGGTGGCTCTGGCGGGTCGCGTGTGTCGATGCTGGCCGCGGCACGTGATCCGGAGATATGCTCGCACCTGGCGTTGTGGTGGATCTCGGGCGACCCGATCGGCCTGATGCAACTGGCGACCTACTACTGCGGCGAGGCCGGCACACTGGCGAGCGTCGGCGGCATGGAGGCTGTGATGAAGGCGACCTCCTGGGCCGAGAACTTCAGCAAGAGCGAGCAATCGCGCGAGTTCATCCGGTCCCAGGATCCGGACAAGTTCATCGAGGTGATGCAGCGCTGGGCCGCAGCCTACGTGCCGTCCGAAGTCTCGCCGGTGCCGGGCATGACGCCGCGCGACTTCGCGCGCCTGACGATGCCGGTGCTGGTCTTCCGCAGCGGCAAGAGCGACTTGTCGCACACGCGCGCCACCAGCGAGTGGGTGCACCGCCTCGTCCCCCACTCATTCATGCAGGATCCGCCGTGGAACGACGACGAGTGGAACTACCGCTCGGGCCAGACGATGGCGGGCACCGAGGGTCATACGCTGTTCCGCAGCTGGCCCAAGCTGGTCCCGCAAATCCTGGAGTTTATTGGGGGTTAG
- a CDS encoding LuxR family transcriptional regulator: protein MMDAIAEDDTSAEHLYNDVYCEVFAGMTAKQHEVFACLAENRTSKEIAGRLQVSESAIVQRIEAVRSRTGFPPRAELARAYRRYLESGFFDCKPVSQGTEPARNDADLAAWQRQAADWILPGAMVGPNAGLNRIAAMVVIAGGLLVVALASLGVVNALPAMAERMADAHKALPALP, encoded by the coding sequence ATGATGGATGCAATCGCCGAAGACGATACGTCGGCTGAGCACTTGTACAATGATGTCTACTGCGAAGTGTTCGCAGGAATGACTGCCAAACAACATGAAGTGTTCGCATGCCTTGCAGAAAATAGGACAAGCAAGGAGATTGCTGGTCGCTTACAGGTGTCCGAAAGCGCGATCGTGCAGCGGATCGAGGCCGTGCGCAGCCGGACTGGTTTCCCTCCTCGTGCCGAGCTTGCACGGGCATATCGGCGTTATCTCGAAAGCGGCTTCTTCGACTGTAAGCCGGTCTCTCAAGGGACAGAACCGGCACGCAACGATGCCGATCTTGCGGCGTGGCAGCGGCAGGCCGCAGACTGGATCCTGCCGGGAGCCATGGTGGGGCCAAACGCCGGGTTGAACCGCATTGCCGCGATGGTGGTCATCGCCGGAGGATTGTTGGTGGTGGCGCTGGCGAGTCTGGGCGTGGTGAACGCGCTGCCTGCGATGGCCGAGCGCATGGCGGACGCGCACAAGGCACTGCCCGCGCTTCCATGA